Below is a window of Leptospiraceae bacterium DNA.
TTCAAATATGTTTTGCAATTCACTTTCCGGAATTCCAATTCCACTGTCCTTAATCGAAATAAGAAAATCGACTTTACTTCTTTCTTCGTTTTTGGGGATAATGGCAACTTCAATTTCTACACTACCATTTTGTGTAAATTTGACAGCATTCCCAATTAGATTGAAGAATATTTGTCGTAAATACTTTTCATCGGTAATAAGGCTTCCGGCAAATCTTTCGCAATGGAGGTAACCAAGGTTATCCCCTTCTCAGATGCTTTCATTGAGAAAATGGAAATTATTTCTTTTATGAGGTTATCCATATTTACAGGCTCATTAGTAACTACCATGCGACCTGCTTCTACTTTAGAAAGATCTAATATATCGTTTATCAGATCCAGCAATACTTTACTGCTCTGAACAATATTGCCCAAATACTCAGTAAAAGTTTATTGCCTTCTGTCTTTTCTTGCAAAATGGTTGAGAAGCCTACGATTGCATTGAGAGGTGTTCTAATTTCATGACTCATATTTGCCAGAAATTCGCTTTTCCTTCTGTTGGCTATATCCGCTTCCTTTTTTGTTTGTTTTAATTCTTCTTCCGCTAGTTTCCGATCCGTCGTATTTCTTACCACACTTAAAACTTTATCCTCACCGTAACGAACTGTTCTTGCTTCAAAGAAATTTGATTTATTGGAAATTGTTAGGGAATATTCGAAGATTTGCATTTGTTGAGAGGCTAATACTTTCTCTAAAACAGTTTGAAATACTTCTACCCAATCAGCAGGCATTACATTAGAGATTTTCTTTCCAATAAAATCTTGCGGTATTGCATAGGCATCGTCAAAAACAGGAATATAAAAGTCAATGAATACTCCTTCTTTATTCAAGGTAAAAATCATATCTGGAAATGCATGTATAATTGCAGACAGTTTCGCTTGATTATTATTGAGAGCCTCTTCTGATTTTTTTTGTTCGGTAATATCCCAATTGGTTCCTATTATGCTCAGCGGTTTTTCAAATTAATCGCGCAGAACCATTTGCAAGACCACGAATATAATGAATGCTATTATCTCACCAAACAACCCGAAATTCTGTAATAAATTCTTTTCGCCGCTGATAGCCATTTGCATTTCATGTCGGCATTCGTTCCGCATCGTCAGATGAAGACCTGACTGCCATGCTTCATATACGCCACCAAATTTTTCTTTTGTTGTTCCATATAGAACATACATTTGTTCGTCCCATACAATTCGATTGTTTACAATGTCATATTCCCATACACCAACACCACCGGCACGGGTGGCTAATTCTAAACGGAAAGCAGATTGTTTCTGCGTCTCTTCCATTTTTATTCTTTCTGTAATATCTAAAATACTGGTTAGTATAAATGTATCCCCATTTATTTTGATTGGATTCAAGCCGACTTCCAATGGGATTTTTGAGCCATCTTTTCGCATACCGTATACGATAGGATATGCTTTCATACTTCTAGCAACCGGCTCCAACATATACTCTAACCTTAAATTTCCGTGGTCAAAAGCATTTTCTTTCGGAACAATGATTTCAATTTTCTGTCCAATCAATTCTTCGATTTTATACCCAAAATAGTTTTCGGTTTGAAAATTTGCAAATTGTATGAATCCGTTGGCATCGACTAATAAAACTGAATGGGGTATTGATTCTACAACCAACTCAAATTTTTTATTGCATTGAGTTGCTTCATCAATTTCGATAATGAGTTTTTCGTTCGTGTCAGCCAGTTCGGTCGTTCGTGCATCGACTTTACTTTCCAGGGTTTCAGTCAGTAATTTTACTTCGTTTTCTATCTCAATACGTTTAGTAATATCTAAAGTATTACTAACGATATATTTTTACCTGAAAGTTCAATTAGGTATAATGAAATTGACAAAATAATTTTTCGCCATTTTTTTTCTTACTTTCAATGGTCTTATTTACTATTCTTCCATCTTTTGCCATTAGGCTGTAAGAGAACTGTACGTTCTTTAAATCTGCCCAAAAATTTAATTCAATTGTTGTTCTTCCTTTAATTTCTTCACGTGATAACCCATAAATGCATCAAAGGCATTTTTTGCATCGAATATAAAACCATTGTTCATCCAAGACTTAAACCCAACCGGACTTGAATCGAAAATTTTCAAAAACGTTTTTCGCTTTGGAGTAAGGAAATTTCGGCTTTTTCTCTCCCGAAATATCTTCGTGCGAAACAGTTACATAGACAGGTCCTTCCCCATCGAAGCGTGTAACTTGCAAATGAAACCATCGCTTTTCGGTAGTTGAATCACAAGGGTATTCTAATTGGAATATTTGCATTTCATCACGAATGACTGCGCGAATTCCCCCTGCAGTTGCTTTTGCATACTCATAATCTTCTGATTCCAAAGGAACTAAATCACAGATGTTTAAATAATTGTATCGCTTCTGTTTCTCTGACGGTATAAGCGAATTATCCGCTCCAATAGCCCGCCATGCTTTGTTTTCAAAAATAATTTCGCCCTGCTCATTTAGAACAGCAATACTAGATGATAATGCATCGAGTGTTGCACGACTAAAGCGCTCTGATTCGAATAAGGCTTTTTCTATCCGTTTACGTTCGGTGATGTCGCGAATTTTACCTATTACCAATGGCTGATTGTCTATTGAAATAATGTTACCAATAACTTCGGTAATCACGTTGATTCCGTCTTTGCGAAGAATTACGGTTTCTAAATACTTACCGGCGATTGTTTCATCGTTGGTTAAAAAAAGTTTTAGCAAGGAAGGTGAATTCAAATTATAGGTTGTCATGTTTAACAGCTCTATAGACGTAAAGCCTGTAATGATGCAAAACATTGGATTAACAAAGAGAAAATTGCCGTCTAAATCAACTAAGCAAATACCATCAAGGGACATATTTGTAATTGCCCGAAATTTTGTTTCACTTTCCTTTATTTGATGCATTGATAAAAGCATATCATCATTTATTTGTCGGAGTTCTTCATTTTGTAATTCTATCTCTATATTTTTTTTTCGTAATAGTTTTTCGTCGGCACGAATCTGTATATCTTTCTGTTTGTTCTGTCTAAGAGTTTCTGCTTCTCGTAATTCACGGTCTAGAGCTGAACCGAGTAAAGCAAGATGATTTTTCATGATATAATCGCTGGCACCCATTTTCATTGCTTTGACGGCTAACGTTTCACCCATAGTGCCTGACAATAATATAAATGGTATGTCTAAATTGTGTTTTAGAAACTCATCTAAAGCATCAAGACCGGTGAAATTAGGCATAGCGTAATCAGAAATAATGCAATCCCATATTTCATTCGTTAACAACGCCTTTAAGTCTTCGTGAGTAAATACTATCTTATAAAAAGGCTCGAAATCATTTTCTTTTAAATGATTGATTGTAAGAAGCGCATCATCTTCGTTATCCTCGATTAATAAAACACGGATTTTTTTCATTTAATTTGGAAGCTCATTTAATATCAGCCAATACAATCCCAGATTTTGAATTGCTTTTGTAAATTGGTCAAAGTCAACCGGCTTACGAATGTAGCTATTAGCCCCTAATTCATAACTATGAATTAAATCCTGCTCTTCTTTTGAAGAAGTGAGCATGACTATAGGAAGTAGTTTTGTAATTTTATTTGCACGTATCTGTTGCAATACTTCCAAGCCATCCATTTTGGGAAGTTTAATATCGAGTAGAGTAATTTGTGGCATGAGAGTTAAATCTCTGCCTAGATATTTGCCGGTTCCAAACAAAAAATCAAGTGCCTCTTCCCCATCTCTAGCTACAACAACTTCATTGGAAATGTTACTGTCCTTTAATGCCTGAATTGTTAGCAATTCATCATCCGGATTGTCTTCTATTAGTAAGATAAATTTAGTTTTATTTTTCATAATTTTATAGCTTAAAGTAAAAACTTGCTCCTTTATTTATTTCTGCCTCTGCCCAAATTCTTCCACCGTGTTTAACAATGATTCTATTTACAGTTGCTAAACCAATTCCAGTTCCTTCAAATTCTGAAACACTATGCAATCTCTGAAATGCACCAAAGAGTTTATTCACATATTTCATATTGAAACCAACACCATTGTCCCGAATAAAATAAACGGTGCTATCTTCTTGAATTGTTTTTCCAAATTCAATTTTGGTTGAATCATTTTTGGATGAGTATTTCCATGCGTTACTGATTAGATTTTGCAGTGCAATGCGTAAAAGATTTTTATCTCCCGAAACTTCGATATTACTTTGTATTACAAATTCCGCTTTGCGAGCTAGGCTTAATTCTTTGAACTCGTTTGTGATAGATGTTACAATTTCTGATAAATTAACCTTTTCAATTTTCATTTCAGCTTTGGTAACGCGCGATAGTTTGAGCATATCGTCAATTAGCTGCCCCATTGTTTGGGATGCTTTGCGGATACGGGCTAAATAATCCAGACCTTGTTCGTTTAGCATCTCAGTGAAATCTTTTTGCAATATTCTACTAAAGCCATCAATGCCACGAAGTGGAGCGCGTAAGTCATGGGAAACAGAATAGGAAAATGATTCGAGTTCTTTGTTCACCGCTTCCAATTGATTGGTGCGTTCTTTCACTCTTTGCTCAAGGGTTTCGTTTAACGTTTTTATTTCTGCTTCTGCCTGTTTGCGCTCGGTAATGTCTTCAAAGGTTGCAATCACTTCAAAGGGTTTAGAGTTACCATCTTTAAATCGCGGTATTGAATTAATATTAATCCAAGTATAATTATTTATTAGTGGATTAAAAACACCCATTGTAACATTGTTTACGGGTTTTCCTGTTTGCAACGTAATGGCAGCGGGATGTGTGTCTCCCGGAAAATCAGAACCATCTTCATGTATTGATTTCCAACGTGGGTCAATGGATGTTCGCCCCTGCATTTGATCGAGAGTCAAACCAAGAATTCTTTCTGCAGATCGGTTGGCATCATTAATTTCACCCTTTGCGTTTTGGTAAATCTTACCTAGTGGTGAATTATCAAATAAAAATTTGTGTTTACTTTCGCTCTCTGCATTTTTTAACTTAGCATACTTTAATTCTTCGATTAGCCGTAGATATTCTTCATTTTTTCCTTGCAATAGTCTTTCGTTTTCTTTTCGTTCTTCAATTATTATAGTTTGCTGTCTATTTGTTGAGTTTGATAAAAGCAATTCGTCTGCACGATTTTCCTTTTCTTGGTTTTGATAAACTAGTTCTTTGTCTGCGATGACTAAATCAGCGATGCGTTTTTCATTTTCTAGCTTATATCTTTCTAACTCTTCAATCAGTTCTTCCGTGCTTTTATCTTGATAATTCATGATTCTCTCCTGATATACCTCTCAAAACGAATTCGGATGACCAAGATGGAATAAAAGGAAATAGTAGTATAATTATATTGAATATATTCCCTGTTATAAGAATTTCAGAGGATGACTCAAGATATTTCGAGGATGCCATTACTAACTCCCGTAATATCCTAGTTATTCGTCAAGGGATTAATGCATTTTTTTTCTAACTAAAAGTTTTAATATCTAGCTTTTTGCAATTAGCTTAACAATTCAAATTCTTGGATAAGCAAGCCAAGCTCTTTATTAACCTAACCTAAACCAAGGAAAGGAAATAAAAAGGAAATACAGGAACTATTCACAAAAGAATTAGAAGAAAATACAATAGATGCATCTAAAATCAAATGCTTGAATCTAGGAATATGGGACTATCCAAGCGGCTGTGCTAGGGGAAAAATCATAGTATGCGCTACAGAGGAAGTTTTATGGGACTTTAGTAATTTCGAATTGTTATGGAAGGAGAATGTAAGCGGAGTTAGCATAATCTTAGTTGTGATTCATAGAGGAGAGCCTACAACCTTCAATTAACTTAAAAAAACATCTAATAGAATATTTGTAGAAGAAATAAATCCATTCTAATAAAATGTTTGTCAAAGAAAATAGCAAAATTATACTTCGCCAATGAAGATAAATGGAAAAAGAATCGTTATCACTGGAGCCGCTTCAGGAATAGGAAAAGAAACATTATTATTACTCAAAGCCTATTCAGGTGTTAAAATACTGGCTACAGATTTGAATATCCAAGATATAGAACAAAGTGAAGTCGTTAGTTCTTACCAATGCGATGTATCCAATCCAGATAATTTAAAAAAGTTGATTCAAAAAGCGGAAGATGTGCTAGGTGGAATTGATATATTTTATGCCAATGCTGGCTTTGCCTACTATGAAAAAATCCAGGATCCTAGTTGGGATAGAATTGAGAATATCTACAATACAAATGTTTTTTCACCCGCATACACAGTTGCCTATCTAAATGAAAAATTAAAAAATCCATTTCTATTTATTGTTACAGCATCTGCAATGAGCCATCTTCCTTTGCCCGGCTACGCTCTATATGCCGCTACAAAATCGGCAGTTCATTCGTTTATGGAATCATTTCGTTATGAACTTAAACCAGCTAACAAGATTATGGTAATTTATCCAATTGCCACTCGAACAAAATTTTTTACAACTGCGGGTAAAGAAGTGCCTGTTCCCTTTCCTTCTCAGTCTGCACAAGCTGTTGCTAAGTCGATAGTGCGTGGAATCAATTGGAATTCTAAAAGAGTCTACCCATCCTTTCTTTTTCGTTTGATTCAATATTTAGATAGATTTCTTATTTTCCCATTGAAGGTATACCAAATCTTAGAAGGAATTAAGCTAAAGAGAATAATTAAGTGAACACTCAGCCTACAAAAAATGAATCCATTCGGTGGATCAATCGCCTAACGATAAAGAATGAAATTCCGCTTTATTTTTTATCGTTTCCTTATTTTATCAATTTTGCAATTTTTTCAACCAATATTGAATTTACAAAATTAATTCAAATAGCTTTGTCCGGACTTACGATTTCAACAATACCTTTTATACTGGGCTATTTACTCAGAAGAAAACGATTGTCCGACCTATTGTATCTGTTAGATGATCCAGATAAATCAATAACATTAGCAGAAACTTCTCGAATACAAAATGCACTTTTACAGCATCCATTTTGGGAAGGTAGAGTCATTGTGATTCGATGGACTTTGGCGATATTTGGTTTTTTGGCATTCGCAGTTCCAACCTTTGGTATAGAGGCAAGAGATTCGATTGCAGTGGGATATGGATGCATCATGATGATTCCCGTTTTGTATTTGAGTTTTTATTACCAGAGCGAAGTGGAATTAATCCCTTTACTCAAATTGAATTCATTTCGAAAAATTCCACTGGAGATAAGAGAAATTCGAATATTCACAATTTTTCAAAGAAATTTATTCACTCAAATAGCAATTACACTTTTACCTATTATGACTCTTGGCTACTATCTTGTAGCGTATCATATTCACGTTATTGAATTGGCCAACTTAATGGTAGAACTTCCAATCATTATAATCATGATGTTAGCCATTATCCTCTATTTGGCGATTGTTGGAAATAATTCTTTGAGTCATGATATTGAAAATATAAATACCTCCATCAGTGATTTAGAAAATGGACGCATTCAGAATAGAGTTCCTCATATTTCCACTACGAATCTAAATTATACGATCCTCAAAACGAATAGTTTTTTGCAAAAGTTAAATGAATATTTTAAAAATATATATTTAGAATCTTCCAAGATGCAAGAAACATCTGTAATTTTAAAAGGCAACACTGAGCATGTTTTTTCTGAAATTCACAATGAAAATGAATCCATTCGATCTATCTCACAGGCAATTCAAGATATCAATTTAGTATCGAATAGCATTCTGGACACAGTAAAGAGCCAAACAGAAAAAATCGAAAATCTTGAATTAGAATTAGTTAGAATTACAGATTCTATGGTAATGTTAGCCAATGAATCCAATTCATTAACTTCCATTGCACTGGAGTCAGTAAGTCATTCGCAGAATACTCAGAAAGTGATGGACGATGCTTTGGGAAAAGTTTCCAATCTTGTTCAGGCAAATGAAAGTATCAAAGAAACTGTTACAATTGTAGAAGAAATTTCAGAGCAGATCAACCTACTCTCGTTAAATGCTTCTATTGAAGCGGCAAGAGCTGGCGAATATGGACGAGGCTTTGCGGTAGTAGCCAGTGAGGTTGCAAGGTTAGCTGAAAAGACACAGGAAAATATCAATCGAATTAAGATGAATATGAAAAAGTCCAATACTTATTCTAAGGAAAGTATGGAGGCTATGCGTTTGATTCAGACAAGTTTTATATCGTCGATGAATGATACGCAAGTCATGGCTTCTAACATTGAAAATATGTCGGCAAAATCAAAAGCTAACTCAACCAAAGTCAGAGATGCAAAAACTATAATTATGGATATTGGTTCGCGAGGAAAAATTATTTCCATGAAAATTGCAGAGCAAGGAAATCAAACCGAAGACATCAATGCACTTCTAGCAGGAATTGGCAATAGCAGTCAATCGATTCTTGAATCGTTTCAAAAACTAAAGGAACTATCTGTTCTCGTCCAATCCATCTCTGACAATTTGAATAAAAATCTACAACATTTCGAACTCTCTGAATCTATGGATAGGTAATATGGATGCCCCACATAAATTCAATGGTCCGGAATTGTCAAAAACATGAATTCTTTTGTGTCGAACTTTCTACATTCTTTGGTTCTTTGTCACTGTGAAGCCCAGCTTTTTTTCCAGCTTGTTTTAATACTAAACAAAGCTCCCTTAGTTGCGATAACTTTTCGATTCGCATTGTAACTGCGCTTGGACTCATATCTATTTTATCCATTTGACTGTAGCCTCTCGATGTCTTCTTGATCTACTTTGCTATTTACCATTCCACCAAACACCGCATAATCAATATTTTCCTCTTCCAATACTTTTATAATGTTTTTAAATTCCTGTAATAAATTTAGCATACCTAACTCCTTTACTTATGCAAGGTTCAAACATTTTTGTTATCAATCAAACCTAATTCTAATGCTTTTTTTTCGATACATTTCTTTTCATAATTCATAAAAGTAATTCCAACCAAAATTCCTTCTTCATTGTATCGCCAAAGACTACCATTCTCTTTAGGCAAAGTTCTAACAGCATTTTGTGGTTTTTCAAAGCTTACATACATTACATCCGCTTCTTTGTCATAATCGAACGATTCTATAGGAATAAATCTCTTTGCTGCATGAAGATAGTCTTCTTCTGAATTGTCAATGACACGGAGCATTCCATTCTCCTCTGCTTTTCTGTATGGAATTGCTTCATAGATTTTATATTTTGTTAGGGATACAGGATAATCAGTATCATCCACACAGATTACATATTGTTTATTTGATTCCATTTAATTCGCGTAGGGGTTGAATAATTTCAACCCACACTCACAATGAAAGCCACAATTATAAAAGAAGATTTGTTGTTGATTCATTTATAATTTTCATCCTCTAGCCAGTTTTGGGGATTCGCTTCAATATATTGCTTGATGCGAAAATAATCTTCCTCGGTTCTAATAATATGTTCGTAATAATTTCTCTGCCATTGAAAGTTTTCAAAATTATTTTGATTGCACCATCTAGTCACAGAAGCTTTATAGGATCGAATTATGGAAGGAATAGAATTCTTTTGCAGATGTTGAAAGGTTGATCTATTTCCTTCAATAGCAACGTCTTGGTGGTTTAATTGTATTATCCCGTGCAAATGATTTGGCATAATAATATATTCATCTAAATTAGCATTTTGAAAATGCAATGGAATTTCCTTCCAGAATAAATCTGCAATTTTACCAATATCTAACAATTCCATTTTATTACATTGAATCCTTCCAAAATCATTCCGTTTATCCTTAACACATATTGTGATATAATAAAAATTACCCGCTGCATAGTTATATTCTTTCAATCTAATTGATTTTCTGTTATTGTGTTCCATTTTCACTCTAATTCAAATTGCAAAATATTTATCGGATACGGGCATTTTTGTATTCGGGCAGAAATTATTCTGCCCCTACGTGTTCAAAAAATTACATTTATAAACGTAGGGGTTGAATAATTTCAACCCACAATTACAATGAAACCCACAATTACGAAAATATTTTTGCATTAAACCTCTCATCAGCGAAATATTTACTATCACCAATTTTTACCATAGAGCCACCATTTAGAACAATAAAATTTCCATTCGAAAGTTTACATTTACACTGAGGACAATAGCTAAAAGCTTTTTGTTTATTTGAAAGTTTTTGTTTTTTATTCATAGTATTGTATTTAAGCTGCTTTTCTTTTTGGAATTTTTTCGGGTTCTTCTTTTGGTTCTCCACCATTCCAATCTGGATCAGAATCAAAGACAAGAATGAATTTTCTTTCTGGAAGCGTATCATCTATAGCAAACTCCAAAGAAAATTCCCCCGTTTCAAAACTAGTTAAGGTTGCAAATTCATCCGACTCTGGGTTTTGATTTTCTTCCCCCAAGATTCGATCCTTATGAACGTTATTCGCTATCATATCAATTCTAGCAGCAGTTTGCTTACTTAAAATGGCAATGGTTGGAAATATTGTATACTCTTCCCTAAATTCTATCGCTGAATGATAAAGCGTTCTATCCCAATACTGATAATCTTCAAACTCAAAAATTTTTCGAAAGAGAATACATTTTTTAATCTCTCCCAATTCACTCCTATCCTCTTTCAAGGACTGAATAATTTGTCCGGCTAACTTTTCTGCAGCTTGTTGACTCAGTTTGGATTTCTTTAATAAATAACCAACGATAGAATCTAGACTTTTAGGTTCGTTGTCAATTTCAACTAACGTATAGATTTTATCCATTAGCCCTTCTAACTTACTCCAATCTATAAATTCCTCTTTTCTTTTCATTTTTTATTCCTTATAGTTTTTTCTCAATACATAGCTTCGCCCCATCATTCCCATATATCAGTAAATGGGCAGAAATTATTCTGCCCCTACGTGTTCAAAAAATTGCATTTATAAACGTAGGGGTTGAATATTTTCAACCGACAATTACAATGAAACCCGCAATGTCTTCTTGATCTACTTTGCTTGTATCGCCATTTCCAAATTTCTCTTGTAGTTAAGGAAGTCCAGATCCATACTCAACATACTTGATCTTGAAGTCCTCACCATTCTCTACAAATCGAATTTTAAAACTCTCGCCATATTCGACAAATTGCCATTTGCCGCAATCTGTCTGTGAATAGGAAACAGGAATAATTTTTAAATCCTCTCCATACTCAACGGCTCGCACTTTAAAGTCTTCCCCATACTCTACAATCTTAACCTTCCCACTCAAAGTCTTGCCTCTAAATGTGCAAGCTTTCGAAACCGGCTCCGTCAATATTCCCACTGCAAAGAATAAAATTAAAATCAATCCTATCTTCTTCATTGTGAATCCTTTTTTTTAGTTAATTTTTTTATGTAAATGATTAGACGAGGGAATATGGATGATTTACAATAGTGTCGGGAGTTTTCAAAATGGTGTAATGGAAATTGGATTTTTCAGTTGTTGGGTGTTGTTGTGATTGAATGCGAAATATATACGAGCTAATTTGGTTTTCAATAAAGAGATTTTTTTTGACAGGATTAACAAGATTTACAGGATGAATAATCCCGAAAATGAATTTATCTTGTGTATATCAAAGACTACTGGTAGAAATTATAACGGGCAGAAATTATTCTGCCCCTACGTAGGGGTTGAATAATTTCAACCCGAATATTCGAAAATACAAATCTTATATTCTAAATGGAATTGGTGTGTAAAGAATGCATGTAGATATCTAGCGGCTAATGTGAAATAGGAGAAGGTGAAGAGCATGGAAAAAAAACCAGATAAAAACAAGAAAGATAAGCCTGCGATAATGACAGGCAGACAATTCAAAGAAGCGGTTAAAAATAGTCCTAATCTTAGGAAACTTGCAAAAGATTTGGAAAAAGATATTGAAGAGGAATTCAATAAATGAAATTTATGATCATTTCCGTTGTAGGTTGTTGTTGTGATTGAATGGTAGGTTTTCAGCATATGCAGAAAGAATAGGTATGAAGAATAAAAATTACTTATGATCCTGATGGTCATTATGTTATAATAAATGATATTAGTATTGCGAAAAATATGTTTATCTGTGATGATCCTTTAAATGGAAAAGACATGAAATATTCAATAGATATAATTCAGGAGGCTTGGACGCTAGATGTTGTATAAATTATTTTTTTTAATTTTTATTTTCGTATCCTTAATATATTCTGAGGGTGATTACACTTGGGATTATGTAGATAAGGTAATTAGTGGTGATACTTTCCACATAAAAGATGATAAACTAATTATTAAACTGGACACAGTAAAAGCTCCTGATGTAAAAACGAAAGAGGGACTAAGAGCAAAAAGGGAACTAGAAAAACTAATTTTAGGAAAGAAAGTTTACATTATATTTACTAAGAAAGAAAAGAATCATATTTTAGCACTTGTTTTTATGGCTAATGATTCGCTTGAAAATTGGCGAACAGATAAACAAATAAAATATGACCTTTTGCGTAAAGGAACTGTAAAGAAGTTTAAATACTATGAGTTAGAATCTGACCATATTATGAAAAAATCTTATGATGCCTGGTTTAAGACTAAAAAAATTAAAACAAGCACACATTTTACAAAAAAAGAAACAGAAGATTTTTTGAAATGGCGAGATGAACAAATGAGAAGCGGAAAATACGAATAAATTTCATTTGCAGGTCGTTGTTGTGATTGAATGGTAGTTACCTTTTCCTCTCCCTTGATAGAAAATCGGAGCATTATAATTTCTTTTATGTTATAACAGTGAAGCTTGATTGTCATAAGTCCGGTATTTCGTCAGGGTGTTCGTCGAAGTATTTTATTTTTTCCATAACTTCTTTTTCATGTTCAGCTTCTTCTTCAGGTGTCCGACTAAACATACTTTCTAACTCTTCTAGGGTGCAAACATCTGTATCATCTTTCATTTCTTTGACATCCTAATATATTTGACTTGAATATCTAAAAACGAAATACAAACAAATGATTTTATTCACAACAAACCCCATCCGGGAGATAACGGGATTTTGTTTGAGGCTTCTGAAAATAGGAAAACTATTTATAAGTGAACCCACAAAAAGAAATTGAACTCTTTCAAAAGATTAACGAACTCCTTGCGAAAATTTCCAAGTTACAAACACTAAGCCGACGAAATCAGCTTAGTGTTCTTTAGTTTGATTTGTTTAGTTTTTGTGTATGCAACACACAAAAACTAGGATTTCTTATTCACTTTCTTTGACGATATCGATTGACAGGATTTTATACAAGGAATTTTTAATACCTATGAAAGACAAAATTTTAGGATTTATTCTAGTCTGTGCTTCTTCTTGGGTCGCATGCCTAGAAATTAATAGAGAGAACCAAGATTTACTTTTTTATCTTGTTCTTATTGTAATGAGTTTCAATTTTTTAATTGGTCTTGTTCTGCTTTTCAGAAAATCAACTAGAACAGATGAGATGATTTCTTGAATTCACTTTAGATGGAATAAAAAGGACTTTAATGCGCTTTCGCTAAAAATGGGGATTTAATGGAAAGACTAGAACCAAATTCTTTAAAAGAAATTACAGATGAAATGGAAAGACTCTTTGATTTCTTCAATGAAAAATTCTATCTTTCAAAACTAGAACGTCCAGTGCTAAGAATTCATCTAGGAAAACTAGGCAGAAAGACGACGGAAAGTTGGGTTTCTAAGATTAGGTTGAACAAGGGAAATGAGACTATTTATGAATTAAACTTTATTGCAGAATTAATGCAAAGAAGAACAAAGAAAAATATTCCTGAAATAGTTTGCGCCTTACTGCATGAAATGGTTCATCTGTCCAATCAGCAAAACAATATTCAAGACATGGCTGGTAACGGGGCACACCTTCGGAAAACATTTGCAGTTCTGGCAAAAGCGAAAGGACTCATGATT
It encodes the following:
- a CDS encoding PAS domain S-box protein, yielding MVVESIPHSVLLVDANGFIQFANFQTENYFGYKIEELIGQKIEIIVPKENAFDHGNLRLEYMLEPVARSMKAYPIVYGMRKDGSKIPLEVGLNPIKINGDTFILTSILDITERIKMEETQKQSAFRLELATRAGGVGVWEYDIVNNRIVWDEQMYVLYGTTKEKFGGVYEAWQSGLHLTMRNECRHEMQMAISGEKNLLQNFGLFGEIIAFIIFVVLQMVLRD
- a CDS encoding PAS domain S-box protein, producing MKKIRVLLIEDNEDDALLTINHLKENDFEPFYKIVFTHEDLKALLTNEIWDCIISDYAMPNFTGLDALDEFLKHNLDIPFILLSGTMGETLAVKAMKMGASDYIMKNHLALLGSALDRELREAETLRQNKQKDIQIRADEKLLRKKNIEIELQNEELRQINDDMLLSMHQIKESETKFRAITNMSLDGICLVDLDGNFLFVNPMFCIITGFTSIELLNMTTYNLNSPSLLKLFLTNDETIAGKYLETVILRKDGINVITEVIGNIISIDNQPLVIGKIRDITERKRIEKALFESERFSRATLDALSSSIAVLNEQGEIIFENKAWRAIGADNSLIPSEKQKRYNYLNICDLVPLESEDYEYAKATAGGIRAVIRDEMQIFQLEYPCDSTTEKRWFHLQVTRFDGEGPVYVTVSHEDISGEKKPKFPYSKAKNVFENFRFKSGWV
- a CDS encoding response regulator, which gives rise to MKNKTKFILLIEDNPDDELLTIQALKDSNISNEVVVARDGEEALDFLFGTGKYLGRDLTLMPQITLLDIKLPKMDGLEVLQQIRANKITKLLPIVMLTSSKEEQDLIHSYELGANSYIRKPVDFDQFTKAIQNLGLYWLILNELPN
- a CDS encoding PAS domain S-box protein, coding for MNYQDKSTEELIEELERYKLENEKRIADLVIADKELVYQNQEKENRADELLLSNSTNRQQTIIIEERKENERLLQGKNEEYLRLIEELKYAKLKNAESESKHKFLFDNSPLGKIYQNAKGEINDANRSAERILGLTLDQMQGRTSIDPRWKSIHEDGSDFPGDTHPAAITLQTGKPVNNVTMGVFNPLINNYTWININSIPRFKDGNSKPFEVIATFEDITERKQAEAEIKTLNETLEQRVKERTNQLEAVNKELESFSYSVSHDLRAPLRGIDGFSRILQKDFTEMLNEQGLDYLARIRKASQTMGQLIDDMLKLSRVTKAEMKIEKVNLSEIVTSITNEFKELSLARKAEFVIQSNIEVSGDKNLLRIALQNLISNAWKYSSKNDSTKIEFGKTIQEDSTVYFIRDNGVGFNMKYVNKLFGAFQRLHSVSEFEGTGIGLATVNRIIVKHGGRIWAEAEINKGASFYFKL
- a CDS encoding SDR family NAD(P)-dependent oxidoreductase; protein product: MKINGKRIVITGAASGIGKETLLLLKAYSGVKILATDLNIQDIEQSEVVSSYQCDVSNPDNLKKLIQKAEDVLGGIDIFYANAGFAYYEKIQDPSWDRIENIYNTNVFSPAYTVAYLNEKLKNPFLFIVTASAMSHLPLPGYALYAATKSAVHSFMESFRYELKPANKIMVIYPIATRTKFFTTAGKEVPVPFPSQSAQAVAKSIVRGINWNSKRVYPSFLFRLIQYLDRFLIFPLKVYQILEGIKLKRIIK
- a CDS encoding DUF2283 domain-containing protein, coding for MESNKQYVICVDDTDYPVSLTKYKIYEAIPYRKAEENGMLRVIDNSEEDYLHAAKRFIPIESFDYDKEADVMYVSFEKPQNAVRTLPKENGSLWRYNEEGILVGITFMNYEKKCIEKKALELGLIDNKNV